A genomic segment from Dermatobacter hominis encodes:
- a CDS encoding LLM class F420-dependent oxidoreductase, with protein sequence MQDPAIDIGTYGIWTGALDAQPSAVAGEAVAELEELGFGAVWIPETVFREPFVHAALLLQASRRIKVATGIVNRYGRDPLACNAAMQTLNEAFPGRFLLGLGVSHEHLVSWVRKHDYSKPYSGMVEYLDAMAKARFFAPTGDPPARMVLAALGPRMLRLAAERTAGAHPYFVPPEHTAIARATMGPEALLAVEQMVVLDTDPSSARATARRHMEAYLKAPNYTNNLARLGYGPDEVADGGSDRLVDAIVAWGTVDDALRRVQAHLDAGADHVCIQVLHPDMAHLPLPEWNELAGALGLRA encoded by the coding sequence GTGCAGGACCCGGCCATCGACATCGGCACCTACGGCATCTGGACCGGCGCGCTCGACGCGCAGCCCTCGGCGGTCGCGGGCGAGGCGGTCGCAGAGCTCGAGGAGCTCGGGTTCGGCGCCGTGTGGATCCCCGAGACGGTGTTCCGCGAGCCGTTCGTGCACGCCGCGCTGCTGCTCCAGGCGTCCCGGCGGATCAAGGTCGCGACCGGGATCGTGAACCGGTACGGGCGCGACCCGCTCGCCTGCAACGCCGCCATGCAGACGCTGAACGAGGCGTTCCCCGGGCGCTTCCTGCTCGGCCTCGGCGTCAGCCACGAGCACCTCGTGTCGTGGGTGCGCAAGCACGACTACTCGAAGCCGTACTCGGGGATGGTCGAGTACCTCGACGCCATGGCCAAGGCCCGGTTCTTCGCGCCGACCGGCGACCCGCCGGCACGGATGGTGCTCGCCGCCCTCGGGCCGCGGATGCTGCGGCTCGCCGCCGAGCGGACCGCCGGCGCCCACCCGTACTTCGTGCCGCCCGAGCACACCGCCATCGCCCGGGCGACCATGGGCCCCGAGGCGCTGCTCGCGGTCGAGCAGATGGTGGTGCTCGACACCGATCCCTCCTCGGCCCGGGCCACGGCCCGCCGGCACATGGAGGCGTACCTCAAGGCGCCGAACTACACGAACAACCTCGCCCGACTCGGCTACGGGCCCGACGAGGTGGCCGACGGCGGGTCGGACCGGCTGGTCGACGCGATCGTGGCGTGGGGCACGGTCGACGACGCCCTCCGGCGGGTGCAGGCGCACCTCGATGCCGGCGCCGACCACGTGTGCATCCAGGTGCTGCACCCCGACATGGCGCACCTGCCGCTGCCGGAGTGGAACGAGCTGGCGGGGGCCCTCGGCCTGCGCGCCTGA
- a CDS encoding SDR family oxidoreductase — protein MTATANAAPFDDPTDELDHTGRVVVITGGTKGIGRVLVERFLGWGAEVVTCGRSEPEDLPSAGGRTATFVAADIRDPDQAFAVVDAAAERHGRVDVAINNAGGAPEVDAATASPRFSEAIVRLNLMAPLHIAQRANHHMQAGDGGVIVNIASVSGVRPSPGSAAYGAAKAGLISLTSTLAVEWAPKVRVVGIIAGMIATEQAELYYGDAESQARVAATVPIGRLGVPDDLAQACRWLSSPLAGYVTGSSVWLHGGGERPAFQAAVQGG, from the coding sequence GTGACCGCGACCGCCAACGCCGCCCCGTTCGACGACCCGACCGACGAGCTCGACCACACCGGACGGGTCGTCGTGATCACGGGCGGCACCAAGGGCATCGGCCGGGTGCTGGTCGAGCGCTTCCTCGGGTGGGGCGCCGAGGTGGTCACGTGCGGCCGCTCCGAGCCCGAGGACCTCCCGTCGGCCGGCGGGAGGACCGCCACCTTCGTCGCGGCCGACATCCGCGACCCCGACCAGGCCTTTGCCGTCGTCGACGCCGCGGCCGAGCGCCACGGCCGGGTCGACGTCGCGATCAACAACGCCGGCGGGGCCCCGGAGGTGGACGCCGCGACCGCGTCCCCCCGGTTCAGCGAGGCGATCGTCCGCCTGAACCTCATGGCCCCCCTCCACATCGCGCAGCGGGCCAACCACCACATGCAGGCCGGCGACGGCGGAGTGATCGTCAACATCGCCTCGGTGTCGGGCGTCCGACCGTCGCCCGGGTCGGCGGCCTACGGCGCGGCCAAGGCCGGCCTCATCAGCCTCACGTCGACGCTCGCGGTGGAGTGGGCGCCCAAGGTGCGGGTGGTCGGGATCATCGCCGGCATGATCGCCACCGAGCAGGCCGAGCTGTACTACGGCGACGCGGAGTCCCAGGCCCGGGTGGCGGCGACCGTGCCGATCGGGCGGCTCGGCGTCCCCGACGACCTGGCGCAGGCCTGCCGGTGGCTGTCGTCGCCGCTCGCCGGCTACGTGACCGGGTCGTCGGTGTGGCTCCACGGCGGCGGCGAGCGGCCGGCGTTCCAGGCCGCCGTCCAGGGCGGCTGA
- a CDS encoding alpha/beta hydrolase, translated as MTGAGDGRLGADAAALDDLATELRAAAARLSSAPSWRSTAPGASALRSWHGPDADSAVALLDDAAAQRRRAAAALDGCASALTRAAVGQRRASRPGPAVAVRVDLAGAGGRLVQRVGVAGASVVVVLVPGVGTDRGDRARLLGDAERVWAAVADRVDDPSSVAVVSWLGYDPPDVVAQGVEVAPAGHGAALLADEVRSLRRGGAARITLVGHSYGGIVAGRAAPGGGADVVVQLGSPGVGVPGGTGAIRAAGAVLVAVRAPGDPIGMVAGRVPGLYGEDPVGTVPTLPTSRTGHGSYLSDPVLLAALAELAVGSPAGG; from the coding sequence GTGACGGGAGCGGGCGACGGGAGGCTGGGGGCCGACGCCGCGGCGCTCGACGACCTCGCGACCGAGCTGCGGGCCGCGGCCGCGCGGCTCTCGTCGGCCCCGTCCTGGCGGTCGACCGCGCCCGGGGCATCGGCGCTCCGGTCGTGGCACGGCCCCGACGCCGACTCGGCCGTGGCCCTGCTCGACGACGCGGCGGCGCAGCGCCGGCGCGCCGCGGCCGCGCTCGACGGGTGCGCGTCGGCGTTGACGCGCGCCGCAGTGGGGCAGCGCCGCGCGTCGAGGCCCGGCCCGGCGGTCGCGGTGCGGGTGGACCTCGCCGGCGCCGGCGGGCGCCTGGTGCAGCGAGTGGGCGTGGCGGGTGCCTCGGTGGTCGTGGTGCTGGTCCCGGGCGTCGGCACCGACCGCGGCGACCGGGCCCGGCTGCTGGGCGACGCCGAGCGGGTGTGGGCCGCCGTGGCCGACCGGGTCGACGACCCGTCGTCGGTCGCCGTCGTGTCGTGGCTCGGCTACGACCCGCCCGACGTCGTGGCCCAGGGCGTCGAAGTCGCCCCTGCCGGACACGGCGCCGCGCTCCTCGCCGACGAGGTGCGATCGCTCCGGCGCGGCGGCGCGGCGCGGATCACCCTGGTCGGCCACAGCTACGGCGGGATCGTCGCAGGACGGGCTGCACCCGGCGGCGGCGCCGACGTCGTCGTGCAGCTCGGGTCCCCGGGCGTCGGTGTCCCCGGCGGGACCGGGGCGATCCGGGCCGCGGGAGCGGTGCTCGTCGCCGTCCGGGCGCCGGGCGATCCCATCGGCATGGTCGCGGGACGGGTCCCCGGGCTCTACGGGGAGGACCCGGTCGGCACCGTGCCGACGCTGCCCACGTCGCGGACCGGTCACGGCTCGTACCTCTCGGACCCCGTGCTGCTCGCGGCGCTCGCCGAGCTCGCCGTCGGGTCGCCCGCGGGCGGGTGA
- a CDS encoding CoA transferase subunit A encodes MPGPDKRCTEDEVVAELRSGMTIGMGGWGSRRKPMSLLRAILRSDLTDLTVVAYGGPDVGLLCRSGKASKVVSGFVSLDSIPLEPHYRAARQSGSIEAVELDEGMFLLGIQAAAWRLPFLPTRAGLGSDVPIRMPHITTVRSPYPDPVSGEHEELIAAPALHLDVALVHQHRADASGNAVWLGEDPFFDDLMVRAADRSFVSCEAVVPTEELGAGTDITHRSISRLDVTGVVEAPGGAHFTECLPDYGRDEAFQRRYAATARSDESWDEFSAQFLQVDDETYRAHVRELAAKEADQ; translated from the coding sequence GTGCCAGGACCGGACAAGAGGTGCACCGAGGACGAGGTTGTCGCGGAGCTCCGCTCCGGCATGACCATCGGCATGGGGGGGTGGGGGAGCCGCCGCAAGCCCATGTCGCTGCTGCGGGCGATCCTGCGCTCCGACCTGACGGACCTGACTGTCGTCGCCTACGGCGGACCCGACGTGGGGCTGCTGTGCCGGAGCGGCAAGGCGTCGAAGGTGGTCTCGGGGTTCGTGTCGCTCGACTCGATCCCGCTCGAGCCCCACTACCGGGCGGCGCGCCAGTCCGGCTCGATCGAGGCGGTCGAGCTCGACGAGGGCATGTTCCTCCTGGGCATCCAGGCCGCGGCGTGGCGCCTGCCGTTCCTGCCCACCCGGGCCGGGCTCGGCTCCGACGTGCCGATCCGCATGCCGCACATCACGACCGTGCGCTCGCCGTACCCGGACCCGGTCTCCGGTGAGCACGAGGAGCTGATCGCCGCCCCGGCCCTGCACCTCGACGTGGCACTCGTCCACCAGCACCGGGCCGACGCCTCGGGCAACGCCGTCTGGCTCGGGGAGGACCCGTTCTTCGACGACCTGATGGTCCGGGCCGCCGACCGCTCGTTCGTGTCGTGCGAGGCCGTCGTCCCGACCGAGGAGCTCGGCGCCGGCACCGACATCACGCACCGCAGCATCTCCCGGCTCGACGTCACCGGCGTGGTCGAGGCGCCCGGCGGCGCCCACTTCACCGAGTGCCTGCCCGACTACGGGCGCGACGAGGCGTTCCAGCGCCGCTACGCGGCCACCGCCCGCTCCGACGAGTCCTGGGACGAGTTCTCGGCCCAGTTCCTGCAGGTGGACGACGAGACGTACCGGGCCCACGTCCGCGAGCTCGCAGCGAAGGAGGCCGACCAGTGA
- a CDS encoding CoA-transferase subunit beta: MSDPRRADVCAVAIAETFRGDGERLCNPIGNLPLIGGRLAAATFEPHLALTDGYYTLIDNVPPVGLAEPDRQAQRVIGRWNPYREMFGLLWHGRRHVMMGATQVDRFGNQNIAAIGDWAQPRSQLLGFRGAPGNTINHTTSYWVPNHSAKVFVPAVDVVCGIGYDRAAALGPTSSRFHEIRRVVSNLAVLDFAPAADGEVPTMRLASVHPGVTVDEVVAATGFELQVPDDVPTTRGPEGIEVEELERIDPDGLRFTEVPDE; the protein is encoded by the coding sequence GTGAGCGATCCCAGGAGGGCCGACGTCTGCGCCGTCGCCATCGCGGAGACCTTCCGCGGCGACGGCGAGCGCCTCTGCAACCCGATCGGCAACCTGCCGCTGATCGGTGGGCGGCTCGCCGCCGCCACCTTCGAGCCGCACCTCGCGCTGACCGACGGCTACTACACGCTGATCGACAACGTCCCGCCGGTCGGCCTCGCCGAGCCCGACCGCCAGGCCCAGCGCGTGATCGGCCGGTGGAACCCGTACCGCGAGATGTTCGGGCTGCTGTGGCACGGCCGGCGCCACGTGATGATGGGCGCCACGCAGGTCGACCGCTTCGGCAACCAGAACATCGCCGCGATCGGCGACTGGGCCCAGCCCCGGTCCCAGCTGCTCGGGTTCCGCGGCGCGCCGGGCAACACGATCAACCACACGACGAGCTACTGGGTGCCGAACCACTCGGCCAAGGTCTTCGTGCCGGCCGTCGACGTCGTGTGCGGGATCGGCTACGACCGTGCCGCCGCGCTGGGCCCGACCTCGTCGCGGTTCCACGAGATCCGCCGCGTCGTGTCGAACCTCGCCGTGCTCGACTTCGCACCGGCCGCCGACGGCGAGGTGCCCACGATGCGCCTCGCCTCCGTGCACCCCGGCGTGACGGTCGACGAGGTCGTGGCCGCCACGGGCTTCGAGCTCCAGGTGCCCGACGACGTGCCGACGACCCGCGGTCCCGAGGGCATCGAGGTCGAGGAGCTCGAGCGCATCGACCCCGACGGCCTCCGCTTCACCGAGGTGCCCGACGAGTGA
- a CDS encoding enoyl-CoA hydratase family protein: MTITLSSSDGIAEIVMDNPPVNALTVAGWYELADVVTQAGRDPQVGAVVLRAEGKGFNAGVDIKEMQSTEGFDALVGANRGCYAAFKAVYECEVPVIAAVHDFCLGGGIGLVGNADVIVAAEGTRFGLPEVNQGALGAATHLARLVPQHRMREMVYTAEPIDVSLLAAWGSVSRVVPKDELRSAAFEIAEKICTKSRSVIRRAKESLNGIDPVDVNRSYRFEQGFTFELNLTGVSDEARDAFVEKRDADYSS, encoded by the coding sequence GTGACCATCACCCTGAGCTCTTCCGACGGCATCGCCGAGATCGTCATGGACAACCCGCCGGTCAACGCGCTGACGGTCGCCGGCTGGTACGAGCTGGCCGACGTCGTCACGCAGGCCGGCCGCGATCCCCAGGTCGGCGCCGTGGTGCTGCGGGCGGAGGGGAAGGGCTTCAACGCCGGGGTGGACATCAAGGAGATGCAGTCCACCGAGGGCTTCGACGCGCTGGTCGGTGCCAACCGCGGCTGCTACGCCGCGTTCAAGGCGGTCTACGAGTGCGAGGTCCCCGTGATCGCAGCCGTGCACGACTTCTGCCTCGGCGGCGGCATCGGGCTCGTGGGCAACGCGGACGTCATCGTGGCCGCCGAGGGCACGCGGTTCGGCCTGCCCGAGGTGAACCAGGGCGCCCTTGGGGCGGCGACGCACCTCGCCCGGCTCGTGCCCCAGCACCGCATGCGGGAGATGGTGTACACGGCGGAGCCGATCGACGTGTCGCTCCTGGCCGCGTGGGGGTCGGTGAGCCGGGTCGTGCCGAAGGACGAGCTGCGGTCGGCCGCGTTCGAGATCGCCGAGAAGATCTGCACGAAGAGCCGCTCCGTGATCCGGCGGGCCAAGGAGTCGTTGAACGGGATCGATCCCGTGGACGTCAACCGGAGCTACCGGTTCGAGCAGGGCTTCACGTTCGAGCTGAACCTCACCGGCGTGAGCGACGAGGCACGGGACGCGTTCGTCGAGAAGCGCGACGCCGACTACTCGTCCTGA
- a CDS encoding alkaline phosphatase family protein: MSNLDAALATLVDPSLAPIVEMALVRRDGAYEAHAVDGSVRFRRHDPDGGPDGPGPARGWTFTVESVDGRNPLGDQSLDRFAGLDAELAHRFPDRTANAYPFAYEQVAQLFDHPNAPDVCVVHTAAHHWADQGGHIGEHGSLGAVQCRAPFLISGPGARADGVVGGVAAQMVDIAPTVLALLGRDPSVLEGADGRPIEGVLDRAAIDAGEGPEHVVGFLLDGCNPNVLLDAVAAGDAPNIAGLLARGTALRDGIVSSLPTVTLPNHTTVITGRHPGHHGILHNAWWDRSRREQVITNSPETWATAMDALLPGTDSIHLAVQRTEPGAFTASVNEPADHGASFSTFDLMRRGVRMVDFPRTADGLPHSSEMFVRPVKDYALFTQVDHHGTEQAVGIISGSYLGTEYPMPRFLWVNYALTDSAFHEGGPHSEIARASIRDTDGRIGEVLAALERRGVRERTTVFLCADHGMEESDPAVGGDWSPALAAAGLDVRDEAFGFLYIDP; the protein is encoded by the coding sequence ATGTCGAACCTGGACGCCGCGCTCGCCACCCTGGTCGATCCGTCGCTGGCCCCGATCGTCGAGATGGCCCTCGTCCGCCGGGACGGCGCGTACGAGGCCCACGCGGTCGACGGCTCGGTCCGCTTCCGCCGCCACGACCCCGACGGTGGGCCCGACGGTCCGGGCCCCGCCCGGGGCTGGACGTTCACCGTCGAGTCGGTCGACGGTCGCAACCCGCTGGGCGACCAGTCCCTCGATCGGTTCGCCGGCCTCGACGCCGAGCTCGCCCACCGGTTCCCCGACCGCACCGCCAACGCCTACCCGTTCGCCTACGAGCAGGTCGCCCAGCTGTTCGACCACCCGAACGCCCCCGACGTGTGCGTCGTGCACACCGCGGCGCACCACTGGGCGGACCAGGGCGGCCACATCGGTGAGCACGGGTCGCTCGGGGCCGTGCAGTGCCGGGCGCCGTTCCTCATCAGCGGACCGGGCGCCCGCGCCGACGGCGTGGTCGGCGGCGTCGCCGCGCAGATGGTCGACATCGCCCCGACCGTGCTCGCCCTGCTCGGTCGCGATCCGTCGGTGCTCGAGGGCGCCGACGGCCGGCCCATCGAGGGGGTGCTCGACCGTGCGGCGATCGACGCGGGGGAGGGCCCCGAGCACGTGGTCGGGTTCCTGCTCGACGGCTGCAACCCGAACGTCCTCCTCGACGCGGTGGCGGCCGGCGACGCCCCGAACATCGCCGGCCTGCTGGCCCGGGGCACGGCGCTGCGCGACGGGATCGTGTCGTCGCTGCCGACCGTCACGTTGCCGAACCACACGACGGTCATCACCGGACGGCACCCCGGGCACCACGGGATCCTGCACAACGCGTGGTGGGACCGGTCTCGGCGCGAGCAGGTCATCACGAACTCGCCCGAGACCTGGGCCACTGCCATGGACGCGCTCCTGCCGGGCACCGACAGCATCCACCTCGCGGTGCAGCGCACCGAACCCGGCGCGTTCACGGCGTCGGTCAACGAGCCGGCCGACCACGGCGCGAGCTTCTCGACGTTCGACCTCATGCGCCGGGGCGTTCGCATGGTCGACTTCCCCCGGACCGCCGACGGGCTGCCGCACAGCTCCGAGATGTTCGTGCGGCCGGTGAAGGACTACGCGCTCTTCACGCAGGTCGACCACCACGGCACCGAGCAGGCGGTCGGGATCATCTCCGGGTCGTACCTCGGGACGGAGTACCCGATGCCGCGGTTCCTCTGGGTGAACTACGCGCTGACCGACTCGGCGTTCCACGAGGGCGGGCCGCACTCCGAGATCGCCCGGGCCTCGATCCGCGACACCGACGGCCGGATCGGCGAGGTCCTCGCCGCCCTCGAGCGCCGCGGCGTCCGGGAGCGCACCACCGTGTTCCTCTGCGCGGACCACGGGATGGAGGAGAGCGACCCGGCGGTGGGCGGCGACTGGTCGCCCGCCCTGGCCGCCGCCGGCCTCGACGTCCGCGACGAGGCGTTCGGCTTCCTCTACATCGATCCCTGA